The following are encoded together in the Clostridium sp. BJN0013 genome:
- a CDS encoding DUF2935 domain-containing protein, with protein MLSNSEFVRQSLELNLFFTRTAKEHAIFLESGLTPKNNNITFQTEVLRNEFRSLSKSFRQKYLHKSHILNVLFSLYCIYACISK; from the coding sequence ATGCTATCTAACAGTGAATTTGTTAGACAATCGTTAGAATTAAACTTGTTTTTTACGAGAACAGCCAAAGAGCATGCCATATTTTTAGAATCGGGACTTACTCCTAAAAATAATAATATCACATTTCAAACAGAAGTGTTAAGAAATGAGTTTAGGTCACTGTCAAAAAGTTTTAGGCAAAAATATTTACATAAATCCCATATTTTAAACGTACTATTTTCATTATACTGTATATATGCCTGCATATCAAAATAA
- a CDS encoding FAD-dependent oxidoreductase, producing MESVWNSEVDFRKREALNKNIECDTVIIGAGMAGLLTAYMLNKSGKEVVVIDAKTTASGVTKNTTAKITCQHDLIYDNLIKKFGKEGARQYAKANGLAIQRYKEIIDEENIDCNFEYKDAYVYSLDNTQSLENEYSAAKKLEIDAELVDKVNLPFKVKMALKFKNQAQFNPLKFLKPISEKLTIYENTTALDITEENSVVTKDGIEIKANKIVVATHYPFLNTPGYYFMRIHQERSYVIALENAQNVNGMYIGIDKNSYSFRNYKNLLLLGGIAQRTGENEEGGAYDKLRKAAKKFYPNSMEKYHWSAQDCMTLDNIPYIGHYSSKTPNIYVETGFKKWGMTSSMAAAIIISDMILEKENDFSKIFSPERFDISTSMKNAAKDLITTAKNFIAQRIDIPDENLKNIERGHGGIVDYKDQKVGVYKDNDGNVFTVSTKCAHLGCELHWNADELTWDCPCHGSRYDYKGNWIQSPTNKSLATI from the coding sequence ATGGAAAGTGTATGGAATTCCGAGGTCGATTTTAGAAAAAGAGAAGCTTTAAATAAAAATATAGAATGCGATACTGTTATAATAGGAGCTGGAATGGCTGGCCTTCTGACAGCATATATGCTTAACAAAAGCGGAAAAGAAGTTGTTGTTATTGACGCAAAAACCACTGCAAGCGGAGTTACAAAAAATACAACTGCAAAGATAACATGCCAGCACGACTTAATTTATGATAATTTGATAAAAAAATTTGGTAAAGAGGGAGCAAGGCAATATGCTAAGGCTAATGGACTTGCAATACAAAGATATAAGGAAATAATTGATGAAGAAAATATTGATTGTAATTTTGAATACAAGGATGCATATGTGTATTCTTTAGATAATACTCAAAGTCTTGAAAATGAATATAGTGCAGCCAAGAAGTTAGAAATAGATGCAGAATTAGTGGATAAGGTAAATCTTCCTTTTAAGGTCAAAATGGCATTGAAATTTAAGAATCAAGCGCAGTTTAATCCACTTAAATTTTTAAAACCAATTTCAGAAAAATTGACTATTTATGAAAATACAACAGCACTTGATATTACCGAAGAAAATTCTGTAGTTACAAAGGATGGGATAGAAATTAAAGCAAATAAAATAGTGGTAGCAACACATTATCCATTTTTAAATACTCCAGGCTATTATTTTATGAGAATACATCAGGAAAGATCTTATGTTATAGCTTTAGAAAATGCCCAAAATGTAAATGGAATGTATATAGGCATTGATAAAAACTCATATTCATTTAGAAATTATAAAAACTTATTATTGCTTGGAGGCATAGCTCAAAGAACTGGTGAAAATGAGGAAGGTGGAGCTTATGATAAATTAAGAAAAGCAGCCAAAAAGTTTTATCCAAATTCCATGGAAAAATATCATTGGTCGGCACAAGATTGTATGACCTTAGATAATATACCTTACATAGGGCATTACTCATCAAAAACTCCTAATATTTATGTTGAGACAGGATTTAAAAAATGGGGAATGACAAGTTCAATGGCAGCTGCAATCATAATAAGTGATATGATTCTTGAAAAGGAAAATGACTTTTCAAAAATATTTTCACCTGAAAGATTTGATATATCAACATCTATGAAAAATGCTGCCAAGGATCTTATAACAACAGCAAAGAACTTTATTGCACAGAGGATAGATATTCCTGATGAAAATCTGAAAAATATTGAGAGAGGTCACGGTGGAATTGTGGACTATAAGGATCAAAAGGTTGGAGTTTATAAAGATAATGATGGAAATGTCTTTACAGTATCAACCAAATGTGCCCATTTAGGATGTGAACTTCACTGGAATGCTGATGAATTAACCTGGGATTGTCCTTGCCACGGTTCACGATATGATTATAAAGGAAATTGGATACAAAGCCCTACAAATAAGTCTCTTGCTACAATATAA
- a CDS encoding AbrB/MazE/SpoVT family DNA-binding domain-containing protein, with product MKHPNDKYAWTVKIGEKGQFVIPKEARDIFDINPGDTIIVLADKKKGIAIPPKSLFTKLTKTIFDGGLPKREDDEE from the coding sequence ATGAAGCACCCAAATGACAAGTATGCGTGGACAGTAAAAATCGGTGAAAAAGGACAATTTGTTATCCCAAAAGAAGCCAGAGATATTTTTGATATCAATCCCGGCGATACCATTATAGTTCTTGCTGATAAGAAGAAAGGTATTGCTATACCCCCAAAATCACTGTTTACAAAACTGACCAAAACAATTTTTGACGGAGGCCTTCCGAAAAGAGAGGATGATGAAGAATGA
- a CDS encoding acyltransferase, translating to MRKNYLDNIRWGIIILVVIYHVVYIFNSVGVISNIGVKGIPQMDVILYFIYPWFMACLFLVGGISARYSLQKRTGKQFVKERVKRLLVPSIAGIFILGWISGYVTNHYVDMFGGKGNLIPSFIKYLIYSLCGIGPLWFAHELFLASMILLLFRKFDKDDKLWKICKKVNMVIILLLFFAVWGSSFILNTPLITVYRNGIYIFMFLLGYYVFSHDEVQERLKKWHLPLLISAVICGIAYTIYYYGDNYTTPACLQSAFTNFYLWIIILAILGCGKAWFNGTNHFTEYMNKRTFGIYVLHYPVLIMSAYLLTTYLQLPMLLYYFILLVIEIMAMPFLYEIISHIPVLSFLLLGISKHSS from the coding sequence ATGAGAAAAAATTATTTGGATAATATTCGTTGGGGTATTATCATATTAGTTGTTATTTATCATGTAGTATACATTTTCAATAGTGTGGGAGTAATATCTAATATCGGGGTAAAGGGAATACCACAGATGGATGTAATACTGTATTTTATATATCCATGGTTTATGGCTTGTTTATTTTTAGTAGGAGGAATATCTGCACGTTATTCTTTACAAAAGAGAACCGGAAAACAATTTGTAAAAGAGCGTGTCAAAAGGTTGTTAGTGCCTTCAATTGCAGGTATTTTTATTTTGGGTTGGATAAGTGGTTATGTCACAAATCATTATGTAGATATGTTTGGTGGTAAAGGAAATCTTATTCCAAGTTTTATAAAATATCTGATTTATTCACTTTGCGGAATAGGACCTTTGTGGTTTGCACATGAATTATTTTTAGCGTCTATGATATTGTTGCTATTTAGAAAATTTGACAAAGACGATAAATTATGGAAAATCTGCAAAAAAGTAAATATGGTAATTATCTTACTGTTGTTCTTTGCAGTATGGGGAAGTTCTTTCATTTTAAATACACCTCTTATTACTGTATATCGCAATGGTATCTATATTTTTATGTTTTTACTCGGATATTATGTTTTTTCACATGATGAAGTGCAGGAAAGACTGAAAAAATGGCATTTACCACTTTTAATTTCCGCAGTTATTTGTGGAATTGCTTATACAATTTATTATTATGGAGATAATTATACCACACCAGCCTGTTTACAAAGTGCATTTACTAATTTTTATCTATGGATAATTATTCTTGCAATTTTAGGCTGTGGAAAGGCATGGTTTAATGGAACAAATCACTTTACAGAATATATGAACAAAAGAACCTTCGGAATATATGTGTTGCATTATCCAGTTTTAATAATGAGTGCATATTTGTTAACCACATATTTGCAATTACCAATGCTGTTATATTATTTTATTTTATTAGTCATTGAGATTATGGCAATGCCTTTTCTATATGAAATAATAAGCCATATCCCTGTGCTAAGTTTCTTGCTTTTAGGAATATCAAAGCATTCTAGTTAG
- a CDS encoding Spo0E family sporulation regulatory protein-aspartic acid phosphatase, which translates to MKKVKLLKELEKQRELLKQEMKQSENLSSPKIINESQKLDLILNEYMKKINKS; encoded by the coding sequence GTGAAAAAAGTCAAGTTACTAAAAGAATTAGAAAAACAACGGGAGCTATTGAAACAGGAAATGAAGCAAAGTGAAAATTTATCTAGTCCTAAAATAATTAATGAAAGTCAAAAATTAGATTTAATTTTAAATGAATATATGAAAAAAATTAATAAAAGTTAG
- a CDS encoding ABC transporter ATP-binding protein, whose product MDNIIELKNVSKVFGGRIKNKVLYDINLSIPEGSFNSIIGASGSGKTTLLNIMGILDNPTEGQVYIQGKTIKDMGRRSLASFRNTTIGFIFQFHYLLPEFNTIENVLMPYRIKRFFCGKKAKDRAKELLDLVGIADLRKKNVYDLSGGEQQRVAIARALMNKPKIILADEPTGNLDSTNAREIYNLFRSINSKFDTTFIIVTHDENIASKADRIIKIKDGKVQKVTVT is encoded by the coding sequence ATGGATAATATTATTGAACTTAAAAATGTTAGTAAAGTTTTTGGGGGGAGAATTAAAAATAAAGTTTTATATGATATTAACTTATCTATACCGGAGGGTTCTTTTAATTCCATAATAGGGGCATCAGGAAGTGGAAAAACTACTTTATTAAATATAATGGGTATTTTAGATAATCCTACAGAAGGTCAGGTATACATTCAAGGGAAGACTATAAAAGATATGGGGAGAAGGTCCTTGGCTTCTTTTAGAAATACCACCATAGGGTTTATTTTTCAGTTTCATTATCTTCTTCCTGAATTTAATACTATAGAAAATGTGCTTATGCCTTATAGAATAAAACGTTTTTTTTGTGGAAAAAAGGCCAAAGATAGGGCGAAGGAGCTCCTGGATTTAGTAGGTATTGCAGATCTTAGAAAAAAGAATGTTTATGATTTATCTGGAGGAGAGCAGCAAAGGGTGGCTATAGCTAGGGCACTTATGAATAAACCTAAAATAATTTTAGCAGATGAACCTACAGGAAATTTAGATTCTACTAATGCCAGGGAGATATATAATTTATTTAGAAGTATAAATAGCAAATTTGATACAACTTTTATTATTGTAACCCACGATGAAAATATAGCAAGTAAAGCGGATAGAATTATAAAGATAAAAGATGGAAAAGTACAAAAAGTAACTGTTACCTGA
- a CDS encoding ABC transporter permease: MFAAFKIAWKFLKHSKIQTFVIILGIAVGVSVQIFIGLLSSGLENTILNKIIADSSQVTVYSHSGGIENWQDKKSKIINGDSNVNHVAPVADCQAFIKLENANQPVQVRGFIPEDVSALYGMKYNIYEGKMYENVGQVIIGKDLKEKLGLKLGDNIDIFTISRKKLTLNVVGFFDLGASKINVTWIITDLTAVQQLIGFGDKVTSIEIGVKDIYNADLEAKAIEKVLSDENLKVQNWKDQNQFLASGMIGQKICTLIIQFFVLLAAVLSIISILGISVVQKYKQIGILKAMGIRDSSAGFIFFVQAFILGVLGMALGLFFTWIYIKGFNRYIVNSKGLPLVDIVVNYRFIKLSCAIDIAASTFAAFFPALKSFRLNPVEVIKNG; this comes from the coding sequence ATGTTTGCAGCATTTAAAATAGCCTGGAAATTTTTAAAACACAGTAAAATACAGACTTTTGTTATAATACTTGGCATAGCCGTGGGGGTTTCTGTTCAGATTTTTATAGGGCTTTTAAGCAGTGGACTTGAAAATACCATTTTAAATAAAATTATTGCGGACTCCTCTCAGGTTACAGTTTACTCTCATAGTGGAGGTATTGAAAATTGGCAGGATAAAAAAAGCAAAATTATAAATGGAGATTCAAATGTAAATCATGTGGCACCTGTGGCTGATTGTCAGGCTTTTATCAAGCTTGAAAATGCAAATCAGCCAGTTCAGGTGAGAGGCTTTATTCCTGAAGATGTAAGTGCATTATATGGTATGAAATATAATATATATGAGGGAAAGATGTATGAAAATGTTGGACAAGTTATTATAGGAAAAGACTTAAAAGAAAAATTAGGTCTTAAATTAGGAGATAATATTGACATATTTACTATAAGCAGAAAAAAATTAACTTTGAATGTAGTAGGGTTTTTTGATTTAGGTGCTTCTAAGATAAATGTTACCTGGATTATTACAGATTTAACTGCAGTGCAGCAGTTGATTGGTTTTGGTGATAAAGTTACTTCTATAGAAATAGGAGTGAAGGATATATATAATGCGGACTTAGAGGCAAAAGCTATAGAAAAAGTACTTTCTGATGAAAACTTAAAGGTTCAAAACTGGAAAGATCAAAATCAGTTTTTAGCCAGTGGCATGATTGGTCAAAAAATTTGTACTCTTATAATCCAATTTTTTGTACTTCTTGCAGCTGTTCTTAGCATCATAAGTATACTTGGTATAAGTGTAGTTCAAAAATATAAACAGATAGGAATATTAAAAGCTATGGGAATAAGGGATAGCAGTGCAGGTTTTATATTTTTTGTACAGGCATTTATTCTAGGAGTATTAGGTATGGCATTAGGGTTATTTTTTACATGGATTTATATAAAAGGATTCAATAGGTATATAGTTAATTCTAAAGGATTACCTTTAGTTGATATAGTTGTAAACTATAGATTTATTAAGTTATCTTGTGCTATTGACATAGCTGCTTCAACTTTTGCAGCATTTTTCCCTGCACTTAAATCTTTTAGACTTAATCCTGTGGAGGTAATAAAAAATGGATAA
- a CDS encoding amino acid ABC transporter ATP-binding protein, producing MIKVKNLYKKFNELTVLKGINLEIKKGEVIAIIGPSGTGKSTLLRCINYLETPDKGTIEIGKLKIDFEKITKKQIHELRKHTSMVFQSYNLFNNKTAIENIMEHLTIVKKINKIEAEKIAMDILRQVGLVDKRDYYPSKLSGGQQQRVGIGRAMAVNPDIMLFDEPTSALDPELVGEVLDVIKKLAEKDTTMIIVTHEMRFAKEAADRVMFMDSGSIVEEGTPQEVFDNPKNPRTIKFLKQVQFN from the coding sequence ATGATAAAAGTTAAAAATCTATACAAGAAGTTTAATGAGCTTACAGTTTTAAAGGGTATTAACCTGGAAATAAAAAAGGGGGAGGTTATTGCAATAATAGGTCCCTCTGGTACAGGTAAATCGACTTTGTTAAGATGCATAAATTATTTAGAAACTCCAGACAAGGGTACCATAGAAATAGGAAAATTAAAAATAGACTTTGAAAAAATAACTAAAAAGCAAATACATGAATTGAGGAAGCATACATCCATGGTATTTCAAAGTTATAATCTTTTTAATAATAAAACAGCAATAGAAAATATTATGGAACATTTAACTATAGTAAAAAAAATAAATAAAATTGAAGCTGAGAAAATAGCAATGGATATATTGAGACAGGTTGGATTGGTGGATAAAAGAGATTATTATCCATCCAAGTTATCAGGCGGCCAGCAGCAAAGAGTTGGCATAGGCAGGGCTATGGCTGTGAATCCAGATATAATGTTATTTGATGAACCTACATCTGCTTTAGATCCTGAATTGGTTGGAGAAGTGCTGGATGTTATAAAAAAACTTGCTGAAAAAGATACCACAATGATTATTGTAACCCACGAAATGAGATTTGCTAAAGAAGCAGCAGATAGAGTCATGTTTATGGACAGCGGAAGTATAGTAGAAGAAGGGACTCCGCAGGAGGTATTTGATAATCCTAAGAATCCAAGAACTATAAAATTTTTGAAACAGGTTCAATTTAACTAA